The Longimicrobiaceae bacterium genome segment CGCTCCCGTTCGACGCAAATGGAGGTCTCGTGCGCTGCCTCGATCCCGCCCCCCTGAACGGACGGCTCGACCGGAGGGCGCCCATGTACATCGTCAGGTACCGCGACGGGACCGATGCGGCGGCGGAGACGCGGCGCCTGGCCGAGCGCCACCGGTTCCGGCCGCGCTTCGTCTACACCGGCATCTCCGGGTTCGCGGCGGATCTCTCCGCCCATGCGCTCGCCGGGGTCCGGTGCGAGCCTTCCGTCCGCTCCGTGTCGCACGATGCCCTCGGCTGGGCGGACTGAGCCGCGCAGCCTCCTCTCCCGCGCGGGGGCGCTCCTGCTCGCGCTCGCGGCGGTCCCGGTCCACCCGGCTCCCGTGAGCGCCCAGGAGGTCCGCTCCGTCCGCTTCGTCCTGGACAACGACCTGTTCGGCCTCCGCGGGCGCGAGGCTCCCCCGGACCACGACTACACCCACGGGGTGAACGTCTCCGTCGAGCTCTCGGGCGCCCCGCGGGTGGTTCGCTGGGCCGTGCCGGCGGCGGAGCTTTCGACGATGCTGGGGCTGGGCCAGGAGGTCTACACGCCGCGGGAGGACGCTCCGGAGCCGGTGCCGGGGGAGCGCCCCTACGCGGCGTGGCTCTACCTGGCCGCGGGAGCGAGCGCCGACCGCGGGCACCGCCGCGACGAGGTGTCGGTCCGCCTGGGCGTCGTCGGGCCGCCCGCACTGGGCGAGGAGGTCCAGAACGGGGTGCACCGCCTCACCGGGTCGCGCCCGCAGCTCGGCTGGGAGCACCAGATCGGCACCCGGCCGGGGATCGTGCTCCGCTTCGAGCAGACGCATCGGCTGCGCCCGCTGCCGGACGCCGGCTGGGTCCTTCTCCTCCCGGCGTGGTCGGCGGCGGCGGGGAACGTGGAGGCGGGCCTCGGCGCC includes the following:
- a CDS encoding lipid A deacylase LpxR family protein, whose protein sequence is MPSAGRTEPRSLLSRAGALLLALAAVPVHPAPVSAQEVRSVRFVLDNDLFGLRGREAPPDHDYTHGVNVSVELSGAPRVVRWAVPAAELSTMLGLGQEVYTPREDAPEPVPGERPYAAWLYLAAGASADRGHRRDEVSVRLGVVGPPALGEEVQNGVHRLTGSRPQLGWEHQIGTRPGIVLRFEQTHRLRPLPDAGWVLLLPAWSAAAGNVEAGLGAGARVRVGAARGAYALVGARGEHLLWDVFLDAAESTVERIPSVGEWEAGAGWAFRRATVEYRFVARGREYRTQAAPHRWGSLGLSWHPGRSR